In Fusobacterium hwasookii, a single window of DNA contains:
- the frr gene encoding ribosome recycling factor, protein MSIASDKLVKECEEKMLKTIEAVKEKFTAIRAGRANVSMLDGVKVENYGSEVPLNQIGTVSAPEARLLVIDPWDKSLIAKIEKALLAANLGMTPNNDGRVIRLVLPELTADRRKEYVKLAKNEAENGKIALRNIRKDINNHLKKLEKDKENPISEDELKKEEATVQTLTDKYVKEIDDLFSKKEKEITTI, encoded by the coding sequence ATGAGTATAGCTAGTGACAAACTTGTTAAAGAATGTGAAGAGAAAATGTTAAAAACTATTGAAGCAGTAAAAGAAAAATTTACAGCTATTAGAGCAGGAAGAGCTAATGTATCTATGCTTGATGGAGTTAAAGTAGAAAATTATGGAAGTGAAGTTCCTTTAAATCAAATAGGTACTGTTTCTGCACCAGAAGCAAGACTTTTAGTTATTGATCCTTGGGACAAATCTTTAATTGCTAAGATTGAAAAAGCCTTACTTGCTGCTAATTTAGGAATGACTCCTAATAATGACGGTAGAGTTATAAGACTTGTTTTACCTGAACTTACTGCTGATAGAAGAAAAGAATATGTAAAACTTGCTAAAAATGAAGCTGAAAATGGTAAAATTGCTCTTAGAAATATCAGAAAAGATATTAACAATCATCTAAAGAAATTAGAAAAAGATAAAGAAAATCCTATTTCTGAAGATGAATTAAAGAAAGAAGAAGCAACAGTTCAAACTTTAACTGATAAATATGTTAAAGAAATTGATGATTTATTCTCTAAAAAAGAAAAAGAAATTACTACAATCTAG